One Dictyostelium discoideum AX4 chromosome 3 chromosome, whole genome shotgun sequence genomic region harbors:
- the sslA2 gene encoding suppressor of smlA, with translation MRNEEAEKLFWIFNNKVRPINYSEIVENTTPRKSSINREKIESENNGQVYNELFFFKLLLNEDLSKFLISLINTNLRHEREKKLDKGKDISRLNDLTDITFWKFITDYLKNIYSNKNNDKIPPELINLKMMDHNRYSAVHNVLDMKSHRFEEYCEIFMNSALKYINIGNVLNCDETIYAYYGKDAIKDHILINNDSKPHSVGIEAYSLTTKLNISNCPYVISYGPRTPENCQSPFNSLKTLLDNLHSKYNWEDPRNNLIVCCDSAFALVNNKECLDELKCRILSSTRKSGVTVPQEIKIFVKPLLTIHKTFLFYDESTGLLYEYTKNTAGHINCIATNLYSRYSNPYVEINNNLNIEQFATIGNLFRFSKKELELIFVGETLHGTTLEILNGKYKTNFVKPPCGPFWNEQMLKKLSAEHIAQIYNDKYKKENNNLNKNDKIKKILEPLDSTQDGGIYDKNKNYSKKELQDLKIKVIGTHQNRSQMIHDQYIFWYNLVDITDKRYYATIRGSSSHSYTKLFILGGLFDLILNSYSLHREYHEMELECKNPENQPPEIIQTINKFVESLIFQFHELKELQ, from the exons atGAGAAATGA ggaagctgaaaaattattttggatttttaataataaagttagACCAATTAATTATAGCGAAATTGTTGAAAACACTACACCAAGAAAATCATCAATAAATAGAGAAAAGATTGAAAGTGAAAATAATGGTCAGGTttataatgaattatttttttttaaattgttattaaatgaagatttatcaaaatttttaatttcattaattaatacaaATCTTAGACATGAGAGGgagaaaaaaattagataaaGGGAAGGATATTTCAagattaaatgatttaaccGATATTACATTCTGGAAATTTATAactgattatttaaaaaatatttattcaaataaaaacaatgataAGATACCAcctgaattaattaatttaaaaatgatggaTCACAATAGATATTCAGCAGTACATAATGTTTTGGATATGAAAAGTCATAGATTTGAAGAATATTGTGAAATATTTATGAACAGTGCAttgaaatatattaatattggtaACGTTCTCAATTGTGATGAAACAATATACGCATATTATGGGAAAGATGCTATTAAAGATCATATAttgattaataatgatagcaAACCCCATTCAGTCGGAATTGAAGCATATAGTCTAACAACCAAATTGAATATTAGTAATTGTCCATATGTAATTAGTTATGGTCCAAGAACACCAGAAAACTGTCAATCTCCTttcaattcattaaaaaCCCTTTTGGATAATTTACattcaaaatataattgGGAGGATCCAAGGAATAACTTAATCGTATGTTGCGATAGTGCCTTTGCattagtaaataataaagaatgtTTAGATGAATTGAAATGTCGTATTTTATCCTCAACAAGGAAGAGTGGCGTGACTGTTCctcaagaaattaaaatattcgTCAAACCTTTATTAACCATACATAAAACATTCCTTTTTTATGATGAAAGCACAGGACTATTGTACGAGTATACCAAAAATACCGCTGGTCATATCAATTGCATTGCAACAAATCTATATTCAAGATATTCAAACCCATATGtggaaattaataataatctaaatATAGAACAATTTGCAACTATTGGAAATTTATTTcgtttttcaaaaaaagaattagaaCTAATTTTTGTTGGTGAGACACTGCATGGGACAACATTGGAAATATTAAATGGCAAATATAAAACTAACTTTGTAAAACCACCATGTGGTCCTTTTTGGAACGAACAAATGTTGAAGAAATTATCAGCTGAACACATAGCTCAAAtatataatgataaatacaaaaaagaaaacaacaaTCTTAACAAAAAcgacaaaattaaaaaaatattagaacCATTGGATAGCACTCAAGATGGTGGGATATatgataaaaacaaaaattattcCAAGAAGGAACtacaagatttaaaaataaaagttattGGTACTCATCAGAATCGTTCCCAAATGATTCATGATCAATATATTTTCTGGTACAACCTTGTAGACATCACAGACAAACGTTACTATGCTACAATTAGAGGTAGCTCTTCCCACTCGTatactaaattatttatattaggTGGTTTGTTTGATTTAATACTAAATTCATATTCTCTGCACCGTGAATATCATGAAATGGAATTAGAATGTAAAAATCCAGAAAATCAACCTCCGGAAATAAttcaaacaataaataaatttgttgaatccctcatttttcaatttcatgaattaaaagaattacaataa
- a CDS encoding pectin lyase-like family protein produces MLKKSLFIYLFIFFNFIIKITTAATSVTYYVSVNNGNDNIPCGESLEKSCQSIQYVFNQYNSTYLNSQDIIEVMILLDDGEYIGENNVNFNIYNMTITIQPINNSKTPSPVTFNGINSAGDRVFNITEPYLIKTNETTIQYGINSTSLTLNNLNFINFNPTIGNGNGTIGNGAIIFIDIFNSSLSLSINKCNFNNNQGNKGGVIYMESEFYSDGNNLVEISIKSSQFTNNNATISGGVAYLDGFNDIYIDTCLFDNSYSPVSGTSTLFISNGEFIEIRRSNFTRNQIASTVELFGIQYKNGSMVKDCLFDGNVVNGKGGAISMYLSWLSVDGTLFNNNYAGAIGGAIFATGVSSYLLVANSKFIDNKSSGAGGAIATQGSVYTSLNNCEFISNSANAGGSLSFEYSNQIHLRNCTISGNVGVGQGGAIYSSYSTISMDDTKISANQAYQGGAVYCSASTLNITSSNIPLNGNTDLGNGTDSYEWKGEDGIKVNDYGIYCALTPTYTYCTVNGDTPYSKLCGESDVTELSGLTAGQIAGIVIGCTIGAGILAFGLAWVISKTTIKEHFIRLRSSSTSNTSYSLN; encoded by the coding sequence atgttaaaaaaatcattatttatttatttatttattttttttaattttataattaaaataacgACAGCAGCAACAAGTGTAACATATTATGTTAGtgttaataatggtaatgataatatacCATGTGGAGAGAGTTTAGAAAAGTCATGtcaatcaattcaatatGTATTTAATCAATATAATTCAACCTATTTAAATAGTCAAGATATTATTGAAGTTATGATATTATTAGATGATGGTGAATATATTGGTGAAAATAATgtgaattttaatatttacaatatGACAATCACTATtcaaccaattaataattcaaaaacacCGTCACCAGTAACATTCAATGGTATTAACAGTGCCGGTGATAGAGTTTTTAATATCACTGAAccatatttaattaaaaccaaTGAAACAACGATTCAATATGGCATAAATTCAACATCAttaacattaaataatttaaatttcattaatttcaatccAACtattggtaatggtaatggtaccATTGGAAATGGTGCAATCATATTCATTGATATATTCAACtcatcattatctttatcaattaataaatgtaattttaataataatcaaggTAATAAAGGTGGTGTGATTTATATGGAGTCTGAATTTTATAGTGATGGCAATAACCTTGTTGAAATTAGTATAAAGAGTTCACAATTTACAAATAACAATGCAACTATATCAGGTGGTGTTGCTTATTTGGATGGATTTAATGATATTTATATTGACACttgtttatttgataattcataTTCACCAGTGTCTGGTACCTCAACATTATTCATATCAAATGGtgaatttattgaaattagaAGATCAAATTTCACAAGAAATCAAATTGCATCAActgttgaattatttggaATTCAATATAAGAATGGATCAATGGTAAAGGATTGCTTGTTTGATGGTAATGTTGTCAATGGTAAAGGTGGTGCAATTTCAATGTACCTAAGTTGGTTATCTGTTGATGGcacattatttaataataactatgCTGGTGCAATTGGTGGTGCGATCTTTGCTACTGGCGTATCAAGTTATTTACTTGTtgcaaattcaaaattcattgataataaatcaagTGGTGCTGGTGGCGCTATTGCAACTCAAGGTAGTGTTTACACGAGTTTAAACAATTGTGAATTCATTTCAAATTCTGCAAATGCCGGTGGTTCATTATCTTTTGAATattcaaatcaaattcatttaagAAATTGTACAATCAGTGGaaatgttggtgttggtcaAGGTGGTGCAATCTATTCATCCTATTCAACGATTTCAATGGATGATACTAAAATTAGTGCCAATCAAGCTTACCAAGGTGGTGCTGTCTATTGCTCCGCTTCAACTTTAAATATTACCAGTTCAAATATCCCATTGAATGGTAATACCGATCTTGGCAATGGTACAGACTCTTATGAATGGAAAGGTGAGGATGGTATAAAAGTCAATGATTATGGTATTTATTGTGCTCTAACTCCAACCTATACCTATTGTACTGTCAATGGTGATACACCTTATAGTAAACTTTGCGGTGAATCCGATGTCACTGAACTTTCAGGTTTAACAGCTGGTCAAATCGCTGGTATTGTCATTGGTTGTACTATTGGTGCTGGTATTTTAGCTTTTGGTTTAGCCTGGGTTATCTCAAAAACAACTATTAAAGAACATTTCATTAGACTAAGAAGCTCTTCAACTTCTAATACATCTTATTCactaaattaa
- a CDS encoding glucose/ribitol dehydrogenase family protein (Similar to SDR) produces MADIGGKVYFVSGASGGIGLEMVIQLLGQGMRVAATSRDKKKLIQVLKERDNSLIRDDNFIAVEMDLSSEHSIKKAISECIEKFKTIYCVINNSGYAIKGTIEELSLKEIQENFNINCFGPMMVIHHFMPHLKCKPYSDPRIINVSSVVGFNGDLMNRFPCYVSSKFALDGFTESISNDLKKYDIKCTTVKPGYFITPFNDHIIHSKGEQPLTDHEKEILEKYNATKPKNNGSDPIKGARAIVEISLNPEPPLHLFLGSDSLRHADSKIQKVQSDINKWIELTKSTDN; encoded by the coding sequence atggcAGATATTGGAGGAAAAGTTTATTTTGTAAGTGGAGCTAGTGGAGGGATTGGGTTAGAGATGgttattcaattattagGACAAGGTATGAGGGTTGCAGCAACTAGTAgagataaaaagaaattaattcaagTTTTAAAAGAGAGGGATAATAGTTTGATTAGAGATGATAATTTCATTGCAGTTGAAATGGATTTAAGTTCAGAACATTCAATAAAGAAAGCAATCTCTGAATgtattgaaaaatttaagaCAATTTATTGTGTTATCAATAACAGTGGATATGCAATCAAAGGTACAATTGAAGAACTAAGTTTAAAAGAGATTCAAGAGAATTTCAACATCAATTGTTTCGGACCAATGATGGTGATTCATCATTTCATGCCACATCTTAAATGTAAACCATATAGTGATCCAAGAATCATCAATGTATCATCAGTAGTTGGATTTAACGGTGATTTAATGAACCGATTTCCATGTTATGTCTCAAGTAAATTTGCATTGGACGGATTCActgaatcaatttcaaatgacTTGAAAAAGTATGATATCAAATGTACAACGGTCAAACCTGGTTATTTTATAACACCATTCAATGATCATATCATTCATTCAAAGGGTGAACAACCATTAACAGAtcatgaaaaagaaattcttgaaaaatataatgcaacaaaaccaaaaaataatggtaGTGACCCAATTAAAGGTGCAAGAGCTATCGTTGAAATATCTTTAAATCCAGAACCACCATTACATTTATTCTTAGGAAGTGATTCATTAAGACATGCTGAttcaaaaattcaaaaagttCAAtctgatattaataaatggaTTGAATTAACAAAATCAActgataattaa
- a CDS encoding myotubularin-related protein: MSNNTTATTTSTSTSTSTSSRLPPTQSLQTQGSLSQLLSPSNKPRSSSNLSGLGPDEKMEKLKDISSKTIDTIIFKISEMKREKQVSQSFKDIMKISETLIEIEKILEDINNSTDNSSNGSGSGNNSANNSSLDLSNNNNANGGSAITANTSTGSLGAALNLPSLPTQQQQSSPSLSNSNDQNQKSLRQSASSSSLSVSGGGATINLSNLSNGKESVNSNLESELINIIHSKTNRKKNERSVKSIESMHQLIHKCLDNIKAKILIVKKKLIFETSVNTVLLYGEMIRNIRNQVNTFRTIQLPDHVQLSDGEKLLLKVESCNYHLVDNSRIQQNGSSSTTTTTTTTTTSTPTQPSNNNNNRKNTAINNNNMNNHQFSEIEDEFIKGSLYLTNFQIIFYGYTTKNEPYVKHFSLHTISKLTKNGKKKQGGGEFSYRLNFICKDYRIHSISFDKSNSSLKDVRGCIEQYQSTSPTTLFCYNLRQEYTRLELVGLGWTLYSARDEYARMGVPSPDWRVSDANYNYFICDSYPGLMGVPESITDEQLKSVAQFRSKGRIPVLSYRHWSNKCSITRCSQPMVGIGGNRSTEDENLLNSIRMTSTAGSGSSGGSGGSGSGSNKENNSSDRTLYILDCRPYANAVGNRAKGAGWEILNNYPGCTLEFLNIANIHSMRHSLWKIKDAAVSSIDKEDGWFNQLESSGWFGHIKLVIQGATRLAKLIHLQHHNVLVHCSDGWDRTSQLVSLAELLLDPYFRTIRGFQILIEKEWLSFGHKFAQRCGQVHGKDESEQSPILYQFIEACYQIIHQFPSKFEFNANFLKTILYHSYSGKYGNFLFNTEKERVQNHIYGKTISLWAEMDGNLKEYINPLYQPTGIKERDVIFPDCSIKRFKVWKQLYFNQSDLEIFDPEEKILHQVLHQQIQDRIDSLKELFPLKPRRSHTASLSFQSSPIRSSSTISLSYNHLQGNNSIPTKTIIELDNNLIDEDNKSKKKDEKKSSSRFFGKSKK; the protein is encoded by the exons atgagtaataatacaacagcaacaacaacatcaacctcaacatcaacatcaacatcatctaGGTTACCACCAACACAATCACTTCAAACTCAAGGTTCTTTATCacaattattatcaccaagTAATAAACCAAGAAGTAGTTCAAATTTGTCTGGATTGGGACCCGATGAGAAAAtggagaaattaaaagatatcaGTAGTAAAACTATTGAtacaatcatttttaaaatatcagaAATGAAAAGGGAGAAACAAGTATCACAAtcatttaaagatattatgAAAATCTCTGAaactttaattgaaattgaaaagattTTAGAGGATATCAATAATTCAACTGATAATAGTTCAAATGgcagtggtagtggtaataatagtgcaaataatagtagtttagatttatcaaataacaataatgctAATGGTGGTAGTGCAATCACAGCCAATACATCAACTGGTTCTCTTGGTGCTGCTTTAAATTTACCAAGTTTAccaacacaacaacaacaatcatcaccatcattatcaaactCTAAtgatcaaaatcaaaaatcattACGTCAATCAGCATCCTCTTCATCTTTATCAgttagtggtggtggtgccacaataaatttatcaaatctttcaaatggtaaagaaagtgttaattcaaatttagaatctgaattaattaatattattcattCAAAAACAAATCGTAAAAAaa atgaAAGATCAGTTAAAAGTATTGAATCAATGCACCAACTTATTCATAAATGTTTAGATAATATTAAAGCAAAGATATTAAtagttaaaaagaaattaatttttgaaaccTCTGTGAATACAGTATTACTTTATGGTGAAATGATTAGAAATATAAGAAATCAAGTAAACACATTTAGAACCATTCAATTACCTGATCATGTTCAATTATCAGATGGtgagaaattattattaaaagttgaatcttgtaattatcatttagttgataattcaagaattcaacaaaatggttcatcatcaacaacaacgacaacaacaacaacgacaacTTCAACTCCAACACaaccatcaaataataataacaatagaaaaaatacagcaataaataataacaatatgaATAATCATCAATTTAGTGAAATTGAAgatgaatttataaaaggttcattatatttaacaaactttcaaattattttttatggtTATACAACAAAGAATGAACCATATGTG aaacattTTTCATTACATactatttcaaaattaactaaaaatggtaaaaagAAACAAGGTGGTGGTGAATTTTCATATAgattaaatttcatttgtaaGGATTATAGAATTCATAgtatttcatttgataaGAGTAATTCAAGTTTAAAAGATGTTAGAGGATGTATTGAACAATATCAAAGTACAAGTCCAACAACATTGTTTTGTTATAATCTTAGACAAGAGTATACTAGATTGGAGTTGGTTGGATTAGGATGGACATTGTATAGTGCACGTGATGAATATGCACGTATGGGTGTACCATCACCAGATTGGAGAGTATCAGATGCAAATTATAACTATTTCATTTGTGATAGTTATCCAGGATTAATGGGTGTTCCAGAATCAATCACTGATGAACAATTGAAAAGTGTTGCACAATTTCGTAGTAAAGGTAGAATACCAGTACTCTCCTATAGACATTGGTCTAATAAATGCTCAATCACTCGTTGTAGTCAGCCAATGGTTGGCATTGGTGGTAATCGTTCAACTGAggatgaaaatttattaaattcaattcgTATGACAAGTACTgctggtagtggtagtagtggagGTAGCGGAGGTAgcggtagtggtagtaataaagaaaataatagttCAGATAGAACATTGTATATATTAGATTGTAGACCATATGCAAATGCAGTTGGTAATCGTGCAAAAGGTGCAGGATGGgagatattaaataattatccaGGTTGTACATTAgagtttttaaatattgcAAATATTCATTCAATGAGACATTCCCTTTGGAAGATTAAAGATGCAGCAGTATCATCCATTGATAAGGAAGATGGCTGGTTCAATCAATTGGAATCTAGTGGTTGGTTTGGTCATATTAAATTGGTGATTCAAGGTGCAACTAGATTGGCAAAACTAATTCATTTACAACATCACAATGTATTGGTACATTGTAGTGATGGATGGGATAGAACATCACAATTGGTCTCATTGGCTGAACTTTTGCTAGACCCATACTTTAGAACCATTAGAGGCTTTCAAATCCTAATTGAAAAGGAGTGGCTTAGTTTCGGTCATAAATTCGCTCAACGTTGTGGTCAAGTTCATGGTAAAGACGAGAGTGAGCAATCACCCATACTCTACCAATTCATTGAGGCATGCTACCAAATCATTCATCAATTTCCAAGCAAATTCGAATTTAATGCAAACTTTTTGAAAACTATACTTTATCATTCCTACAGTGGCAAATATGGTAACTTTTTATTCAACACAGAGAAAGAGAGAGTGCAAAACCATATCTATGGCAAAACCATCAGTCTTTGGGCAGAGATGGACGGCAATCTAAAAGAGTACATCAACCCTCTCTATCAGCCAACCGGCATAAAGGAGCGTGATGTCATCTTTCCTGATTGCTCCATAAAGAGATTCAAGGTTTGGAAACAGTTATACTTTAATCAATCAGATCTCGAAATTTTCGATCCAGAAGAGAAAATACTTCATCAGGTTTTacatcaacaaattcaagatAGAATTGACTCTTTGAAAGAGTTATTCCCTTTGAAACCACGTCGTTCTCATACTGCTTCTTTATCTTTCCAATCATCTCCAATTAGATCCTCCTCAACTATCTCTTTATCCTATAATCATCTTCAAGGTAATAATTCAATCCCTACTAAAACTATCATCGAATTGGATAATAACTTAATCgatgaagataataaatccaagaaaaaagatgaaaaaaaatcttcCTCAAGATTTTTTggtaaaagtaaaaaataa